In the genome of Ornithorhynchus anatinus isolate Pmale09 chromosome 9, mOrnAna1.pri.v4, whole genome shotgun sequence, one region contains:
- the RHOB gene encoding rho-related GTP-binding protein RhoB has translation MAAIRKKLVVVGDGACGKTCLLIVFSKDEFPEVYVPTVFENYVADIEVDGRQVELALWDTAGQEDYDRLRPLSYPDTDVILMCFSVDSPDSLENIPEKWVPEVKHFCPNVPIILVANKKDLRHDEHVRAELARLKQEPVRAEDGRAMALRVQASDYLECSAKTKEGVREVFETATRAALQKRHGARTGCAGCCKLL, from the coding sequence ATGGCCGCCATCCGCAAGAAGCTGGTGGTGGTGGGCGACGGCGCCTGCGGCAAGACGTGCCTGCTGATCGTGTTCAGCAAGGACGAGTTCCCCGAGGTGTACGTGCCCACCGTGTTCGAGAACTACGTGGCCGACATCGAGGTGGACGGGCGGCAGGTGGAGCTGGCCCTGTGGGACACGGCCGGCCAGGAGGACTACGACCGGCTGCGGCCCCTGTCCTACCCCGACACCGACGTCATCCTCATGTGCTTCTCCGTCGACAGCCCGGACTCGCTGGAGAACATCCCGGAGAAGTGGGTGCCCGAGGTGAAGCACTTCTGCCCCAACGTGCCCATCATCCTGGTGGCCAACAAGAAGGACCTGCGGCACGACGAGCACGTGCGCGCCGAGCTGGCCCGCCTCAAGCAGGAGCCCGTCCGCGCCGAGGACGGCCGCGCCATGGCCCTGCGCGTCCAGGCCTCCGACTACCTGGAGTGCTCGGCCAAGACCAAGGAGGGCGTGCGGGAGGTCTTCGAGACGGCCACCCGCGCCGCCCTGCAGAAGCGCCACGGCGCCCGGACCGGCTGCGCCGGCTGCTGCAAGCTCCTCTGA